In [Leptolyngbya] sp. PCC 7376, a genomic segment contains:
- a CDS encoding response regulator, with protein sequence MTATVNTLKLIAEQLNVLCQKRATGELVIGNSQTKGRIYLLSGRLLYAKAGIHETRRWNRITKRLVPDWIPNPKELHDAHMWEYQLLYQGINHKQITVVQAKAIIRAIAQEVFFDLGCYGNATIEWQENSKQATEIALSLSLSYLEVDPDISKVVALQRQWQSAGLGNLSPTLAPVLRTGVNPSALGVFGRYLNGQSTLWDISVQLGKSVTNVTKALIPLLKKRIVQLKKITDLPHPLAGMDKAASSSARQSRGSQEPSREGLIACIDDSPVILQTLKKILEGAGYKTLAINEPMRGVAKLIENQPDIIILDLVMPNASGYSVCKFLRQTSVFEKTPIIVLTSRDTLIDRNRAKLVGASDFLGKPPDAEKTLALVEKYLEEIAEKKQTTDQIPVDVGVANSALSRNL encoded by the coding sequence ATGACAGCCACAGTCAACACCCTCAAATTGATCGCTGAACAACTCAATGTTCTTTGTCAAAAACGGGCAACAGGGGAGTTGGTTATTGGTAATAGTCAGACAAAAGGACGGATTTATCTTTTGTCTGGTCGTTTGCTTTATGCGAAAGCTGGGATTCATGAAACGCGTCGCTGGAATAGAATTACCAAGCGATTGGTGCCTGACTGGATTCCAAATCCAAAAGAATTACACGATGCTCATATGTGGGAGTATCAGCTCCTCTATCAAGGGATTAACCACAAACAAATTACGGTGGTTCAGGCAAAGGCAATTATTCGGGCGATCGCCCAAGAAGTTTTTTTTGATCTTGGCTGTTATGGCAATGCCACGATTGAATGGCAAGAAAACTCCAAGCAGGCGACAGAAATTGCCCTGAGTTTATCCCTGTCCTATCTAGAAGTAGATCCAGATATTTCGAAAGTCGTCGCCTTACAGCGGCAGTGGCAAAGCGCTGGTTTGGGAAACCTTAGTCCGACTCTCGCACCAGTATTGCGTACAGGAGTAAACCCTTCTGCCCTAGGGGTTTTTGGGCGTTATCTTAATGGACAATCGACGCTCTGGGATATTTCAGTTCAATTAGGAAAATCTGTTACTAACGTGACGAAAGCGCTCATCCCCTTATTGAAAAAGCGCATCGTACAGCTCAAAAAAATCACGGACTTACCTCATCCTTTGGCTGGAATGGATAAAGCAGCGAGTTCATCCGCTCGCCAGTCTCGGGGCAGTCAAGAGCCTAGTCGTGAAGGTCTGATTGCTTGTATTGATGATAGTCCGGTCATTCTCCAGACTTTGAAAAAGATTTTAGAAGGCGCAGGTTACAAAACATTGGCTATTAATGAGCCGATGCGAGGTGTTGCAAAATTAATTGAAAATCAGCCAGACATTATTATTCTCGATCTCGTCATGCCGAATGCGAGTGGCTATAGTGTCTGCAAATTTTTACGGCAGACATCGGTTTTTGAGAAAACCCCCATTATCGTACTGACGAGTCGAGACACGCTGATTGATCGCAATCGAGCGAAATTGGTCGGGGCTTCTGATTTTCTGGGTAAACCACCAGATGCAGAGAAGACTTTGGCCCTCGTTGAAAAATACTTGGAGGAAATTGCCGAAAAAAAACAAACGACTGACCAGATTCCGGTTGATGTAGGGGTTGCGAATTCTGC
- a CDS encoding uracil-DNA glycosylase family protein, producing MADIASLINQVRAEAKREEFPIDSPVYRAAKLEPTQPVLYGGNLKSQLCFFGRDLGRDEVHGRQPLYGAAGTLVRQGFYYAMHGKKIHDKEQLATVCQRVLLTNTVPYKPPGNKAYSVAVKKRFRPFIEKLLVLHWQGQQIITLGTEAFKWFDPYGRRGEINGFFRQADRFDTSLQVTLRATDDQGIEHQKTVALSPLPHPSPLNQRYYAKFPQMLQNRLGSIAF from the coding sequence ATGGCAGATATCGCATCACTAATTAATCAAGTACGCGCCGAAGCGAAGCGGGAAGAATTCCCCATTGATAGTCCGGTGTATCGCGCTGCCAAACTCGAACCAACGCAACCGGTTTTATATGGGGGGAATCTGAAAAGTCAGCTGTGCTTTTTTGGGCGGGACCTCGGGCGGGATGAGGTACATGGACGTCAGCCACTTTACGGCGCAGCAGGAACGCTAGTACGGCAGGGTTTTTACTATGCGATGCACGGCAAAAAAATTCATGATAAAGAGCAGTTAGCCACAGTCTGTCAGCGAGTTCTGTTAACGAATACAGTTCCTTACAAGCCACCCGGCAATAAGGCCTATTCTGTCGCAGTAAAAAAGCGATTTCGTCCTTTCATCGAAAAGTTATTAGTATTGCACTGGCAAGGCCAACAAATTATTACCTTGGGTACGGAAGCATTTAAGTGGTTTGATCCCTATGGACGACGTGGTGAAATCAATGGCTTTTTTCGGCAGGCTGATCGCTTTGACACATCGCTTCAGGTGACATTGAGAGCAACGGATGATCAAGGTATTGAACATCAAAAAACAGTAGCTCTTTCGCCCCTTCCTCACCCTTCTCCACTGAACCAACGTTACTACGCAAAATTTCCCCAAATGTTACAAAATCGCCTTGGTTCGATCGCCTTTTAA
- a CDS encoding FAD-dependent oxidoreductase, translating into MGQVQEILSQVNGNPLKGLQFADQRWSQWRNGQIPQLEIVQTSNQTLQEYDCDVVVCGGTLGIMLAAILQRQGWQVIVLEKGILQGRDQEWNISRSELVVLTELELLTPKELQEVIYTEYNPARVQFLHGEPLWVENILNIGVSPKALLAKLKEKFLTWGGKVFEHNACTTIEVYDNGAIAKTAKLTLKTRLILDGMGHFSPIAQQARQGRKPDGICLVVGSCAKGFEQNKTGDLIYSFTPIRNQCQYFWEAFPAKDGRTTYLFTYLDAHPDRFSLEFLLDEYLKLLPEYQQTELAALDFRRFLFGFFPSYRQSPVRYPWGRILPIGDSSGAQSPVSFGGFGSMLRHLARLTAGINDALKQDCCDRHSLAKLQPYQPNLSVTWLFQKAMSVGVQQRCNPNQINDLMNAVFEVMSELGDDVLNPFLQDVVQFKGLAKTLPRVNFKTVLPLLPTLGVGTLSDWLRHYLSLGVYSSGYHLSKKLPPTVDFRMQRLREALKYGSGNDFERENETT; encoded by the coding sequence ATGGGACAAGTACAAGAGATTCTCAGTCAAGTGAATGGAAACCCGTTAAAAGGCCTGCAATTTGCTGATCAGCGATGGTCTCAATGGCGTAATGGACAGATTCCTCAGCTAGAGATTGTTCAGACTAGTAATCAAACTCTGCAAGAGTATGACTGCGATGTGGTGGTCTGTGGCGGAACTCTTGGCATTATGTTGGCGGCGATATTACAGCGTCAGGGCTGGCAGGTCATTGTTCTCGAAAAAGGTATTTTGCAGGGACGTGACCAAGAATGGAATATTTCACGCTCAGAGCTGGTAGTTCTAACTGAGTTGGAGTTGCTAACGCCGAAGGAGCTACAGGAGGTGATTTACACAGAATACAATCCAGCGCGAGTGCAGTTTCTCCATGGTGAACCCCTCTGGGTCGAGAATATCCTCAATATTGGCGTCAGTCCAAAAGCCTTACTCGCAAAATTAAAGGAAAAGTTTTTGACTTGGGGTGGCAAAGTTTTTGAGCATAATGCCTGTACCACTATCGAAGTTTATGACAATGGGGCGATCGCCAAAACCGCTAAGCTCACTTTAAAAACACGCCTTATCCTCGATGGCATGGGACATTTCTCCCCTATTGCCCAGCAAGCTCGCCAAGGCCGTAAACCCGATGGAATTTGCCTAGTGGTGGGGAGTTGCGCCAAAGGATTTGAGCAAAACAAAACAGGTGATTTGATTTACTCTTTCACGCCGATCCGTAACCAATGCCAATATTTTTGGGAAGCATTTCCAGCGAAGGATGGTCGCACCACTTATCTTTTTACCTACCTCGATGCCCATCCCGATCGATTTAGTCTTGAGTTTCTACTCGACGAATATCTCAAGCTTCTACCGGAATATCAGCAGACTGAGCTGGCAGCCTTGGACTTTCGTCGATTTCTGTTTGGATTTTTTCCCAGTTATCGCCAAAGTCCAGTGCGATATCCTTGGGGTCGTATTTTGCCGATTGGAGACAGTAGCGGTGCACAATCTCCAGTGAGTTTCGGAGGCTTTGGGTCAATGCTCAGACATTTAGCAAGGCTGACTGCTGGAATTAATGATGCTCTAAAGCAAGATTGTTGCGATCGCCATTCCCTTGCAAAACTGCAACCCTATCAACCGAATTTATCTGTAACCTGGCTTTTTCAAAAAGCGATGAGTGTCGGCGTGCAGCAGCGGTGTAATCCCAATCAAATTAACGATCTGATGAACGCTGTGTTTGAAGTGATGTCAGAGCTGGGTGATGACGTGCTCAATCCTTTTTTGCAAGATGTTGTGCAGTTTAAAGGGCTGGCGAAAACATTGCCTCGTGTCAATTTCAAAACAGTACTGCCGTTATTGCCGACTTTAGGAGTGGGTACTCTCAGTGATTGGTTACGTCATTATTTGTCACTAGGTGTGTATAGCTCTGGCTATCATCTCAGCAAAAAATTGCCTCCCACTGTTGATTTTCGGATGCAACGACTGCGGGAGGCACTTAAGTATGGCTCTGGTAATGATTTTGAGCGAGAGAACGAAACAACCTAA